In Kiritimatiellia bacterium, the following proteins share a genomic window:
- a CDS encoding GntR family transcriptional regulator: MNEHALSLANCGKINKNHAIPRYYQVNQILRKIIAGARKGDRLPTEKEMAKTFQVALLTLRRSLDDLVAQGIIEKKWGRGIFVKKPPAPERTLFGRIGMTVLQGNEFVNHPAQIELIRGICEILDKHDYRLELVVITPEMIRKGDYSGITRAGVLSGLIVTLQQIPEKDIAALRRQAPCSVLCNRFDHEDTVMFDYRAAMSSLTRYLLQLGHRRITLLNGPDYSGVSRVVAGEYEAAMAAARIPDGETLVLRAVRYSSEEGARLCRAAFGKKKHPTALIAADNFMAMGALDTLKKMGLRCPRDVSLAAFNDFPQLAAAEPPLTTVRQPFYEIGKELAGRILGMISGRQFHQKIVIRGKLIIRQSAARPG, translated from the coding sequence ATGAATGAACATGCGTTATCGCTCGCAAATTGCGGCAAAATAAACAAAAATCACGCCATCCCGCGGTATTATCAGGTCAATCAAATATTGCGGAAGATCATTGCGGGGGCGCGCAAGGGCGACAGGTTGCCGACGGAAAAGGAAATGGCGAAGACTTTCCAGGTGGCCTTGCTCACGCTCCGGCGTTCGCTGGATGACCTTGTCGCGCAAGGTATTATTGAGAAGAAATGGGGGCGGGGGATTTTCGTGAAAAAGCCTCCCGCGCCGGAAAGAACGCTCTTCGGGCGAATTGGAATGACGGTGTTGCAAGGCAATGAATTCGTCAATCATCCCGCCCAGATAGAACTTATTCGCGGAATATGTGAAATTCTGGATAAACATGATTACCGCCTGGAACTGGTCGTAATCACTCCCGAAATGATCCGGAAGGGCGATTATTCCGGGATCACGCGCGCCGGCGTTTTGTCCGGCCTGATCGTTACCTTGCAACAGATACCGGAAAAAGATATTGCCGCTCTGCGGCGGCAAGCGCCATGCAGTGTGTTGTGCAATCGCTTTGACCATGAGGATACCGTGATGTTTGATTATCGGGCGGCGATGTCTTCCCTGACCCGATATCTTTTGCAATTGGGGCACCGGCGCATTACGCTGCTGAACGGTCCGGATTATTCCGGCGTCTCGCGGGTTGTGGCGGGAGAATATGAGGCGGCCATGGCCGCGGCGCGGATTCCAGACGGCGAGACGCTGGTTCTGCGTGCCGTTCGTTATTCATCGGAGGAAGGGGCGCGCCTGTGCCGGGCGGCATTTGGAAAGAAAAAACATCCGACCGCGCTGATAGCGGCGGATAATTTCATGGCGATGGGCGCGTTGGATACATTGAAAAAAATGGGATTACGTTGTCCGCGAGACGTGTCGCTCGCCGCTTTCAACGATTTTCCGCAGCTTGCCGCCGCGGAACCGCCCTTGACAACGGTGCGGCAGCCTTTTTATGAGATCGGT